Genomic window (Arachis hypogaea cultivar Tifrunner chromosome 13, arahy.Tifrunner.gnm2.J5K5, whole genome shotgun sequence):
GTCCACGTGCACCGCCGCATGTCCGACAAACCCTCCATCCCCGGCCTCTCCTTCGCCCCCTTCTCCGACGGCTACGACGACGGTTTCACCCGCTCCGATGACTCCAGCTACGCCCACTACGCCGCTGAGTACAAGCGCCGCGGAACCGAGTTCGTCACCGATCTCATAAACTCCGCCGCCGAAGAAGGCCAGCACCCTTTCGCTTGTGTACTCTACACCTTCCTACAAAACTGGGTGGCAGAGGTGGCGCGTGCGTTTCACCTTCCTGCGGTTGTCCTCTGGACTCAACCAGCGGTGCTCTTGGACATCCACTACTTCTACTTTCACGGCTACCGTGACTACGTCAACGAGAAAATTACCCAAGAGCCCTCGTCGTGTTCCTTGGAGCTTCCAGGGTTGCCGCCGTTGCAACCCTCACGTGACCTACCTTCATTTTATTTGGAATCGAATAGTTCGACTAAGTTTCGGAACTCTTTCATTGTTTCACGGATTGAAAAACAGTTTCGAGATCTTGACCAAGAAGTCAAACCAAGAATATTAGCCAACACCGTTGAAGCGTTGGAACCTGATGCCCTGAGGGCCGTTGATGATAAGTTGGACGTGATACCAATCGGGCCGTTGATTCCTTCGGCGTTCTTGGACGATGATCAAGATGGAGGTGGTGACAGTTCGTATGGCGGTAATATCTTCAAACGATCAGATGATTACGTAGAGTGGTTGGATTCGCAGGCGGAGAAATCGGTGGTTTATGTGTCGTTTGGTAGCTTCTGTGTGTTGGCGAAGAAGCAGATGGAGGAAATGGCGCGTGCGTTGTTGGATTTAGGGCATCCATTCTTGTGGGTTATTAGGGAGAAagtaaagaaagagaaagagagagaggaagaggaagaggaagaattaAGCTGCAAAGAGGAATTAGAAGCGAGGGGGAAGATAGTGGAGTGGTGCTCGCAGGTTGAGGTTTTGTCGCATGGCTCATTGGGATGTTTTGTGACACACTGTGGTTGGAATTCGACGATGGAAAGCTTAGCATCTGGGGTACCAATGGTGGCGTTTCCGCAATGGTTGGACCAGAAGACGAATGCGAAGCTAGTAGAAGATGTGTGGAAGACAGGGGTGAGGGTTGATCGTAAggaagagaaggaagaaggggtGGTGGAAGCTGGTGAAATAAAGAGGTGTTTGGATATGGTAATGGGAAGTGGAGAGAAGGCGAAGGAACTGAGAGAGAATGCAGACAAGTGGAAGAGGTTGGCGAGGGAAGCTGTGAAGGAAGGTGGCTCTTCGGACAAGAATCTCAGGACTTTTCTTCATCACGTGCATGACTTAATGCCTCAGAGTTGAGGTCAATCCTTATATCAGATTTTTCTTCTCATTCTTGACTCTTTCTTTTAATAGTCTTATAATAAGTCAAAACCTGCTATTTTTTTCCTCGATTCATCACGTAATATTTGTCCAAACATGGCTTGTGTTTATGatgttttgttctttttcttggttttacCGTCATGGGTTTCTTTGCCAATTGGAAATCAATAAGAAATTATAGgcgaatatttttgtttttatcttatatttaaattaatattaataattttttatatatttatagttGAATACTTGAGGGCTAGTAATTTTGGTATTTTGTAACCATTAATTGGCcatcaataatgtttttaatggtgtgaaattatatCTAATAGTATCTAATGGTAGGAGATCTATCATTTTTGTTTTGATGATTAAGTGTtggccaaaaaatacaaaaattgctgATTTCCTAAACTTTTCCATATTTTAAATGGCAAAATTTTGGGTTGTTactattggatttttttttgataaatctaacgtaaatttaaatattatttttttaaaaaaattgtttaaaaatttgatatataattttaaatatttaaatttaataatttttaaaataaaaaatttaaaattttataattttttataataatttgtgtataatttttagttaaaaattcataaataactttaaatattaaaaaagacaagtaaaaaaataagagaaaccCCTTTTGAGAATGAACAAATGAGAGAAATTCTGTTGGCATTTCATTTTTAGCGTCAAGCTCCTTCTCTAAGGACACGGCTCTCTTGTACTCTTTCTTTCTCAAAAGATCTTTTATTTGTTCTTTAAAGTGTAATTTCTGATAGTATATTGTCTAGTAATATAGTTtaagaaacaaatttaaaaaaaaaaatctttaatgaGCTATGATAATAAGAGAGTACATAAGCGATTATTAAACGAAAGATGTTTTttgtattttgaaaatcaatccaaattaaaattatagacataaataaagataaaaaagtaggactaaaataaataaaataaactataaaaGACATAGTTAGTTTATCAATAATAAAACTCAATCAGAAATTCAAATCATAATGCAAAGGCATAAAAACAGAGCACAATGAGAAATTCAAATCTCACAACAATAGAGGACACGATGCAAAGGCAAAAATAAAGTAAGCCACAAAACAagtatgagaaaaaaaaaaaactaatccaTAGTATGTACAACAAATACTCAACATACTGGATTTTAAATCGAAGTATAAAACATATATCTGTCAatggataaattaaaaaaaagcttCTATTATAAAGCATATATCTGTTAACAGATAACGTAAAAAACTCTCACAAATAGataatttttactctatataaatTTGCTGCTTGTTACTATTAATACATTTAACATTATGTTTACCATTAGTGGTATTTGATTtcattttatgatattaattatttatttaattgcagGCTATGTATATAAAGAAGCTTGTAGGGGTGGGCAAGCGGATCAACCCGTTCCAATTCGTCCTGCTCTGTCTAGATCCACaccgccaactaaaatgggtttaAAATGATAGTCTATCTCGTTTTTTGGCGGATTAACAGATTAGTGGACTAGcccatttaactttttttttgaaaaataaaattcattaaaatcaaccaaaaaataataattaaaaaatcaaatacaaataaaaaagtcaaattataatattttttaactatttttttaatttttaacttcaatagaattgttcaaaataatatttgttaatagaatcatctttattttaaaaaataagtcacataatttgagtatatatacgaaattgtaaatcaaaataaataaagttaataattaaaagaagaataaaaacaaaaaatgaaaaaagtgtttaaaaattttataattattaattttataatagtaattactcttttatttaataaaaaaagaaaaataaaaatcttcaaTCCAGCGGATCGGCCCACCCGTCCagccaaaacccgccaatttggcagatttttttattttgacggGCTCTAAATCCTAGCTCGACCCgtcttttttaacaagtttagcGGATCGGTCTGACGGACTCGGCTCGTTTTATCACCTCTAAAAGCTTTCATACAAAacaattttacaaatgaaatacTTAATAACAAAATTAGCATAAATGCTTATGAATTAACCAACAAAACGATTAATTAATCACTGTAACACAGTATATCAACCTGCTAAAATCCTACAACACAAACCTAAAATTTGCTAACTAAGCTGATCTTTTGATGAGGTAGAACTAGATATATTTGATGATCCTTGTTCTTCTTTCACAATATtgtttgcaaaaaataaaataaaataaacaaaaatcaatttGGTACAGAGTTTCTAGCTAACTAAGTCATGAATGTAAAAGAGTTAACCACGTTAAAGAAATaaacattttaattttatcaactaggcaaatattaattttgatttaacttATTTAATGCTAATTGATGAGCTTGTTGAGGACAATTAATTCTAATAGTATCAAAATTTTAAGATATAGCATTTCGGTATCAATAAATCAATGCAGTCAAAAACCATTGACTTTGATAAGTATGTAAACATCAATATTTTATCATCAATCTATAAATCCAGAATCATTATACAATCTAAAGAAACCAAACAGCTAATTAACATgataaaaaaggggaaaaagaactgtagggttagggtttaacaAATACCAATAAtgtcaaaaaaaagaaaaaaaaagacatacCTGAATGAAGGAGGAAAGATAATAGCATCATAGCTGACGGAGACAAGCGACGGCGTGACGAACAAAGGAGGCAGCAACTCGCAAATGGACGCTTTTCAATGGAGAGGATGGATGGAGTTGTGGAAAGCAGTCAAGGACGGCGAAACGGCAGCAAACGGAGGCTAATgacaaaagagaaagagaaagggggAGAGAAGTGAGGTTGCAGAAATGGAAGGCAATGGTTCACATTTGGATTTACTGTCGAAAAATCCGCCTGATAACGCACAGCCTATAACCAAAACATTGTGTTTCATGTAATTACCTTACCGTCGGATTTTTTTCCCTAAATTCACGGTAATGATCGCGCTAGTTTTTTTTCCCCCTCCAAGTATATTCAGGGACGGACATAAGGGGGGGGCGAGTGGCGGCTTCGTCCCCCCaactttttttaatagtaataagttattatgtataatttaatttttttaaaaaaattatttagtatttagtctggTATAAATAAAAGTccattctaatttaaatattaataatttttaatatctaaaaagtaagtaaaaatattaaagaaatctgaaaaagatattattactaatatttttttattaaataaaaattttcaaatttcatgaagtgaattctttttctttttgtctttttttattcatttggtattaattttctctgtttcaactgctacaattaagagatctttttcaactatgaatattgtaaaaaataatttaaaacaaaataaaagatgaatttcttgctaattgtcttttaattatattgaaaagaaaattactgaaaaatttgacacaaattctattatcgttgaattttatgatacgaagaatcgaccacttcgttagtaaaaagtatatacatattttttttactttaaaatatattctctgtcaatatatttttgtaatacattatacatcttatattatatatttttttacataattttttaatattatatatgttattggccCCCCATAATATCATTTCTGGATTCGTCCCTGAGTATATTATTGTCGAAAATTTGAATCCAATGGTAACTCTTTCACCCGACGAATTTATTGGCAAATTCACTCGTAAATTCGCCGGTAAATCTGCTGCTAACTTTTGACACTAAATTCAACAGTAAATTTGATGGTATTCAGCATTTTTCTTATAGTGAAATGTAGATTAGCAGATAAAATAGTCATTTTTGTTGCTGTGATGATTGGATTTAAAAGGATGAGAATAAAAAATGAGgtttaagaagaagaagagagtgaaAAAGAGAATCTATTGAACATAATTTGGAAATCAGGATTTTAAAAAGGGGAAAGAGACCACAttgcaaacaaaaaaatttaatttgctaCGTCAGTTAGCCATTGGTGTGCCAGCGTGGCAGGGATGAGTTCACCTTAACTTTTCGATGGCCGGTGATGGACGAAAATTGCCTGAGGAATTACTATAAATTCTGGAGtgtaactttaaaaataaaattgagtaaCTATTAAGTTTAGAGACCACTTTAAATCTTGAATataaaatttcagaaattattttgagCCTTAACTCttttaaaatttggaattttctataaacgttaattattttttgtatatcaATTGTTCTTTTCTAATTTCTTAACCTGTCATAGAAAACATACATTAACAAATGAATAAACTATTCATCGTATAAAAGATGTTATTACCTGATGCTCTAATAATAATGTACGCTTACTCATTCATTCCACTTGGAATTACTTCCGAAAACTGAGATTTCCTTCCGTTTCAAAGGTGATAAGTATCAGAATTTCCACAAGCAAAGTTGATCAGATGATCCACTAGGTCCCAAACAATTTCGTAAGCTCAAACGTCACAAGGTAGGATAAAGACAACCAAAAATTATATCTTGTAtccaaaataaatatttacataTACACTTAATTACCGTTCTCGTtctttaaatataaaatcaattttacttaaataataaagttggaatatttaaaaaaatcatattagttttttatagataatatttttattttttgtaactataccatgtataaataaaaaattaattatttatataaaataaatatatatattaaaaatatattaaatgatacatatatttatatataaatatataataactattttaaacattaattttgtatatacacataatatttttatattttttttattgttttaaatgccTAAATGAATCCATTTCTGAAGGTGTAATATTATATAGCATAGTGAGATTAGCTCAACTAATTAAGTTAAGAAGGGTAATCTCTCTGGATTCAAATTCCATTTTACATAAAAACAACACGTTTATATTGAATAGGGAAATGTTAGGGGATAAATGATTTTGTTAAACAATATGAATAACCaccaatcaaattaaaatataccatacttctaaattaattttctaattttaatattaaactaaTCATTCGTACATTAGTAAaataaacatccgatatatctattatttatattgtttaatatttttattgtttacttatattttttttattgaatgtaGTAGTAATgagcaaaacaagaaaagacacataCATGGTTTGGAATTTAAAAATGctacatatattattttattggtgAATGTTATGGTGCCTAAAATGTGGTGTTTATCTActaaaaagagttaaaaattaatatttaatttaaaagatataaaaataaataatttttaaaaatttaaaatttactacaAAAAAAAGTTTAGGCAAAATTTAGATACCAAATTATAGTCACCATAGAATTCacctattttattttacttatttgaaTATATAGTTTTGATTTTAATACGCATTTTTAACAAACTATTGatttaatgattgattttttaACCACCAAATTGTTCAAACTTCAAACCCCTATATATTATTTCAACGTGTCAGTTGTCACCTCGTTACTAATTCATTAGTCCAAAGAAGAAGGCGCGTGTTCAGTTACCAGTCAGCTGCTGCCACCACCGCCATCATGCACCGTCACCACGTCCTTCTCATCACATACCCCGCACAAGGCCACATAAACCCTTCCCTCCAGTTAGCAAAGAGGCTCATTAATTTAGGCGCACGTGTTACCGTTTCCACCACCGTCCACATGCACCGCCGTATGTCCGACAAACCCTCCATCCGCGGCCTCTCCTTCGTCCCCTTCTCCGATGGCTTCGACGATGGTTTCACCCTCTCCGATGACTCCAACTATGACCACTACATGACCGAGTACCAGCGCCGCAGCACAGAGTTCGTCACCGATCTCATAAACTCCGCCGCCGAAGAAGGCCAGCACCCTTTCACTTGTGTAGTCTACACCTTCCTACAAAACTGGGTGGCAGAGGCGGCGCGTGCGTTTCACCTTCCCTCGGTTGTGCTCTGGCCTCAACCCGCGGTGCTCTTGGACATCCACTACTACTACTTTCACGGGTACCGTGACTACATCAACGAGAAAATTACCAAAGAGCCCTCGTCGTGTTCCTTGGAGCTTCCAGGGTTGCCGCCGTTGCAACCCTCATGTGACCTACCTTCGTTTTATTTGGAATCAAATAATTCGACTAGTAAGTATCGGAACTCTTTCATTGCTTCGCTGATTGAAAAACAGTTTCGACATCTTGATCAAGAAGTCAAACCAAGAATATTAGCCAACACCTTTGAAGCGTTGGAACCTGATGCCCTGAGGGCCGTTGATGATAAATTGGACGTGATACCAATCGGGCCGTTGATTCCGTCGGCGTTCTTGGACATTGAAAAAGATGGCGATGGTGATAGTTCCTATGGCGGTAATATTTTCAAACACTCAAATGATTACGTAGAGTGGTTGGACTCACAGGCGGAGAGATCGGTGGTTTATGTGTCGTTTGGAAGCTTCTGGGTGTTGGCGAAGAAGCAGATGGAGGAAATGGCGCGTGCTTTGTTGGATTCAAGGCATCCATTCTTGTGGGTTAttaggaagaaagaaaagaaagagaaagaggaagaggaagatgaagagttaAGCTGCAGAGAGGAGTTAGAAGCGAGGGGGAAGATAGTGGAGTGGTGCTCGCAGGTGGAGGTTTTGTCGCATGGATCGTTGGGATGTTTTGTGACACACTGTGGTTGGAATTCGACGATGGAAAGCTTAGCATCTGGGGTACCAATGGTGGCGTTTCCGCAGTGGGTGGACCAGAAGACGAATGCGAAGCTAATAGAAGATGTGTGGAAGACAGGGGTGAGGGTGGAtcgtgaggaggaggaggaagaaggggTGGTAGAAGCTGGTGAAATAAAGAGGTGTCTGGATGTGGTGATGGGAAGTGGAGAGAAGGCGAAGGAACTGAGAGAGAATGCAGACAAGTGGAAGATGTTGGCAAGGGAAGCTGTGAAGGAAGGTGGCTCTTCGGAGCAGAATCTCAGGACTTTTCTTCATCAAGTGCATGACTTACTGCCTCAAAGTAGATGAGATCAACCCTTATCTTATATCAGATTTTTCTTCTCATTCTTGACTCTTTCTTTTAATAGTCTTATAATACGTCAAAATCTACTATGAATCTACTAGAAAGGAGGTTAACTCTAActaaatagttaaaaaaaattaatacgaaaaatatataattttttgttattctaaatttttaaaaatttaaaatttaaaataaaaattaatttaattaatttatattataattggtcctttagatatttttttttgtctaaataTGCCTTGCGTTTTATATgatgttttagtttttttttctttgttttactaCCTTCATGGGTTTCTTTGCCAATTGGAAATCAATAAGAAATTATAcgagaatttttttttgtttataatgttttaaaaatatttaattgttgatttgttgTTCACAAAATTAGAAAACTTTTTCTCagcaatttattaaatttaagatatttttgttatttgttcaaataataaattaaaatttaattaatattaacttagatacgaaaaaatattaaataaaatagttgTTTCAAAAATATCATATATCACGTAGTATAGAAGAAgaactaaataatattaaaaagataatagtttaaagtaattttatttaacttaatatttataatttcatatatataatatttataattacatgTTTGTTATatctaaaagtatttatttatattaatttagtttcattattattatttttccatttttcttaaaatattgaGCACATGAATCCCAATGCGGCATCTCAAATAATGGAAATGGACAATGTCTTTTTGTACTAGTTTAtctatttctttttaaaaatgtcatttatatattaaaattaataattagtatacaattaaattaaaatataataaattaaataatatgtatttataccattatgttatatgtatattaaaattaatcaccaaaatcaatcattaatataaaatataaaataaaaaaaattaaactatatatatttatttatacaaaaatatattagagattaattttagtaactaattttaatatataaataacatttttaatatatatataaatatataataattaattttaatatatatttaatataattaattttttattttatattattattataaaataaaaattcgtaTGCAATTAATTTGGAtgaaagttaataattaaaaattattaaataataattttatcaaatatattaaattatttactctaatatctctctatatctctattttattataatattttgattattttcatGGGATGAATCATTATTATCCATCAATCATGGCTCATATGAGTACCAAAATTTCGGTCGCAACTCCTCATTTGGAAATCGAATATACAGACCACAAAATCATAACAATAtttcattattatatatttattcaattatgcttttgtatacattaaaattatttttattaatataatatatattaaaatataaatacatattaaaaatatattaaattatatatatatttatacataaatatattaataattaattttaatatataaatattatttttactatttattagcTATAGTTTAA
Coding sequences:
- the LOC112792630 gene encoding phloretin 4'-O-glucosyltransferase, with the protein product MPYHHFLLITYPAQGHINPSLQLAKRLINLGARVTVSTTVHVHRRMSDKPSIPGLSFAPFSDGYDDGFTRSDDSSYAHYAAEYKRRGTEFVTDLINSAAEEGQHPFACVLYTFLQNWVAEVARAFHLPAVVLWTQPAVLLDIHYFYFHGYRDYVNEKITQEPSSCSLELPGLPPLQPSRDLPSFYLESNSSTKFRNSFIVSRIEKQFRDLDQEVKPRILANTVEALEPDALRAVDDKLDVIPIGPLIPSAFLDDDQDGGGDSSYGGNIFKRSDDYVEWLDSQAEKSVVYVSFGSFCVLAKKQMEEMARALLDLGHPFLWVIREKVKKEKEREEEEEEELSCKEELEARGKIVEWCSQVEVLSHGSLGCFVTHCGWNSTMESLASGVPMVAFPQWLDQKTNAKLVEDVWKTGVRVDRKEEKEEGVVEAGEIKRCLDMVMGSGEKAKELRENADKWKRLAREAVKEGGSSDKNLRTFLHHVHDLMPQS
- the LOC112792631 gene encoding phloretin 4'-O-glucosyltransferase, with protein sequence MHRHHVLLITYPAQGHINPSLQLAKRLINLGARVTVSTTVHMHRRMSDKPSIRGLSFVPFSDGFDDGFTLSDDSNYDHYMTEYQRRSTEFVTDLINSAAEEGQHPFTCVVYTFLQNWVAEAARAFHLPSVVLWPQPAVLLDIHYYYFHGYRDYINEKITKEPSSCSLELPGLPPLQPSCDLPSFYLESNNSTSKYRNSFIASLIEKQFRHLDQEVKPRILANTFEALEPDALRAVDDKLDVIPIGPLIPSAFLDIEKDGDGDSSYGGNIFKHSNDYVEWLDSQAERSVVYVSFGSFWVLAKKQMEEMARALLDSRHPFLWVIRKKEKKEKEEEEDEELSCREELEARGKIVEWCSQVEVLSHGSLGCFVTHCGWNSTMESLASGVPMVAFPQWVDQKTNAKLIEDVWKTGVRVDREEEEEEGVVEAGEIKRCLDVVMGSGEKAKELRENADKWKMLAREAVKEGGSSEQNLRTFLHQVHDLLPQSR